One Sneathiella sp. P13V-1 genomic region harbors:
- the modA gene encoding molybdate ABC transporter substrate-binding protein encodes MSLMAKQIYCFLFSLVIIGGPAFSAKAETTTVSVASNFITTAEKLVVMFEEQFDHKVKLASGSSGKIVTQILHGAPFDLFLAADFSHPIKLIENGMARREDLFTYAVGRLALFSSQIDKELEQGTAPLSSSNIKRIAVANPRLAPYGQAAFEYMQATNVLAATKDKLVYGNNVAQTYQFIATGNANIGFVALSQVLNVQKGSYWLVPQKYHAPLKQAAILTLKGTRNQAARDFYAFLKSEVARALIRQQGYDISEEG; translated from the coding sequence ATGTCCTTAATGGCAAAACAGATTTATTGTTTTCTATTCAGCTTGGTGATCATTGGAGGGCCCGCTTTTTCTGCAAAAGCGGAAACAACAACCGTTTCCGTCGCTTCAAACTTCATTACGACAGCAGAGAAACTTGTTGTGATGTTTGAAGAGCAATTTGACCATAAAGTAAAACTAGCGAGTGGATCGTCCGGGAAAATTGTCACCCAAATCCTTCATGGTGCCCCATTTGACTTGTTCTTGGCGGCTGATTTCTCCCATCCAATAAAACTGATTGAAAACGGCATGGCCCGCAGGGAAGACCTATTTACCTACGCTGTTGGGAGATTAGCCTTGTTTTCAAGCCAGATTGACAAGGAATTAGAGCAAGGCACTGCGCCCCTCAGTTCGTCCAACATCAAACGTATTGCTGTGGCAAATCCTCGACTTGCCCCTTACGGTCAGGCCGCCTTTGAGTATATGCAGGCAACAAACGTCTTGGCCGCAACAAAAGATAAATTGGTATATGGAAACAACGTTGCGCAAACCTATCAATTTATCGCAACCGGCAACGCGAATATCGGCTTTGTTGCCCTCTCACAGGTTTTGAACGTACAAAAGGGTAGCTATTGGCTTGTTCCCCAGAAGTATCACGCTCCGCTAAAACAAGCCGCTATCCTGACCTTAAAGGGGACACGCAATCAAGCGGCACGAGATTTTTATGCTTTTTTGAAATCAGAAGTAGCCCGTGCGCTTATTCGCCAACAAGGCTACGACATAAGTGAGGAAGGCTAA
- a CDS encoding alpha/beta hydrolase family protein, translating into MKKLICALSLSFLFFGSQAPANPLSPEAENVFEVLSTYYATDNMPIDAMLSKGVSTDLGTTFEVKFRGYDREWVTGRLEIPKGVQKPAVVILLHGLTQSKDQWWREEGQYSFPSQHRKTLVENGVAVLALDARNHGDRKEAKDFEDPYTYVKKQYFEAGSKMISETALDVRRAIDFLEAQGTVDTNRVGVAGFSLGGHIGWIASSVDHRIDRALIMAMPIIGNGPDLSPRFTEQQLYYPGLKDTPVMMIIATDDIFYTVQSATKVFDGLISKDKELVIIEGPHDLPISSAEYSKSFLADKLK; encoded by the coding sequence ATGAAAAAACTAATTTGTGCGCTTTCTTTATCGTTTCTTTTCTTTGGAAGTCAGGCGCCGGCAAACCCGCTTTCCCCGGAAGCAGAAAATGTGTTTGAAGTGTTATCGACTTATTATGCGACAGATAACATGCCTATCGACGCCATGTTGTCGAAAGGTGTCAGCACTGATCTTGGCACCACATTCGAGGTGAAATTCCGTGGATATGACAGGGAATGGGTAACCGGAAGGCTGGAGATACCAAAAGGTGTTCAAAAACCTGCCGTTGTTATCCTGCTTCATGGCCTCACCCAATCTAAAGATCAGTGGTGGCGAGAAGAGGGGCAATATTCTTTCCCATCACAGCACCGGAAAACCCTGGTTGAAAATGGGGTGGCTGTTCTTGCCTTGGACGCCCGTAACCACGGAGATCGTAAAGAAGCAAAAGACTTCGAAGATCCCTACACCTATGTGAAAAAACAGTATTTTGAGGCAGGTAGCAAAATGATCAGCGAAACCGCACTGGATGTGCGGCGGGCGATCGATTTCCTGGAGGCGCAAGGGACTGTCGATACCAATCGTGTTGGGGTGGCTGGTTTTTCACTTGGGGGGCATATTGGCTGGATCGCCTCCTCAGTGGATCACAGGATTGACAGGGCACTGATTATGGCAATGCCGATCATTGGTAATGGTCCAGACCTGTCCCCACGCTTTACGGAGCAACAACTATATTATCCGGGCCTGAAAGACACACCGGTCATGATGATTATCGCGACAGATGATATCTTCTACACGGTTCAATCGGCCACAAAGGTATTTGACGGGTTAATTTCCAAAGACAAAGAACTTGTCATTATCGAGGGCCCACATGATTTGCCGATATCCAGTGCGGAATATTCGAAGAGTTTTCTGGCGGATAAGTTGAAGTAG
- a CDS encoding (2Fe-2S)-binding protein, with amino-acid sequence MLVINGQIIDVPEPLLTVRLVDFLRDFLNLRGTKFGCGQGLCGACTIHVNGQSARSCQLQVQDVLDSKLTTIEGLASNESDLHPVQKAWIESAVPQCGYCQPGQIMSASALLAENPSPSDQEIDTHMSGNLCRCGTYPRIKQAIKTASRES; translated from the coding sequence ATGCTTGTAATAAATGGACAAATCATAGACGTACCAGAACCACTCCTTACCGTTCGGTTGGTTGATTTCCTTCGTGATTTCCTGAATTTAAGAGGAACAAAATTCGGCTGTGGCCAGGGGCTGTGCGGTGCCTGTACAATCCATGTGAACGGTCAAAGTGCAAGGTCATGCCAGCTTCAAGTTCAAGATGTTCTTGATAGCAAACTCACCACCATTGAAGGCCTTGCATCTAACGAAAGTGACCTACATCCAGTGCAAAAAGCCTGGATCGAAAGCGCCGTTCCCCAATGTGGATATTGTCAACCGGGTCAAATCATGTCTGCAAGCGCCCTCCTTGCCGAAAACCCCTCTCCATCCGATCAAGAGATCGACACTCACATGTCAGGGAACTTATGCCGTTGCGGCACCTATCCCAGAATAAAACAAGCGATCAAAACCGCATCGCGGGAGAGTTAA
- a CDS encoding xanthine dehydrogenase family protein molybdopterin-binding subunit — MTVTLSRRSFLIKSGWIFAGLTSVTACSPLIPPLPTTSEPEAYNNMWVQMLPNGRARFFCPRMEMGQGASVGLSQIVATELNLDQSSIECITPTTDDIPPFKLTVGSESIELFSKPVAITAANLRETLKERAAQYLNVSENSLKSVPYGFKSSDQSVTYAKLIKDEDDILFISHERDLDTLPLYSFDGDNPVSAVGKSWTDPHLLGIVTGKMFYSRDAAIETMLYAETLPRPSAQAQLKKVNWGNAASLPGIMKTVSLPEENLVAIIADTPFSLPSAVEEVSVEWETKNTEKPDFVQLLKTQSAENDFEHVLLEQGEKSKNSDRSFNATFSTPFATHAMMEPRAAVANVRTDKIDVWCGTQDPYWMKKRIAELLSRSEDEVTIHPMRMGGSFGGRVYCRAAEEAALLSNIMGKPVRVQWSRKQEFQSNYFQPAFAHQISADVSETGKITTWKHDFVSSPIITGPVQPPLSDLIDLFAADKGTARGAISPYDFDHQIIRYSDIRTDIPVGAWRGLGAAPNCFAIESMMDLLAEKAGIDPLEFRLDHLLINDQRMRAVLQEVGNLSNWSEDVPNGMGRGIALSYYKNKTRAAVVAEVRASTDGKAFKIENIYCVQDCGLVINPDQVKHQICGNIIWGCSMALKEELHFEEGRLMDENFDTYMPLTMEEAPNIKVKLLAQDIAPPLPVGESALPPVAPAIANAVFRATGQRITDLPLKLA, encoded by the coding sequence ATGACTGTAACTCTATCTCGCCGCTCATTCCTCATTAAATCGGGTTGGATATTCGCAGGCCTTACTAGTGTTACCGCGTGCAGCCCTCTGATCCCGCCGCTCCCGACAACATCAGAACCTGAAGCTTATAACAACATGTGGGTTCAGATGCTGCCTAACGGACGGGCACGCTTTTTCTGCCCACGTATGGAGATGGGACAGGGCGCATCTGTTGGCTTGTCTCAAATTGTCGCGACAGAATTAAATCTCGATCAATCGTCTATTGAGTGCATCACGCCCACCACGGATGATATTCCTCCTTTTAAACTCACCGTTGGCAGTGAAAGTATTGAACTCTTCTCAAAGCCTGTGGCAATCACCGCCGCCAATCTAAGGGAAACACTTAAAGAGCGAGCGGCCCAATATCTGAACGTATCTGAAAACAGCCTGAAATCTGTTCCTTACGGTTTTAAGTCTTCTGATCAATCAGTTACCTACGCCAAGCTGATTAAGGATGAAGACGACATCCTCTTCATAAGTCACGAGCGGGATCTAGACACGCTGCCGCTTTACAGTTTTGATGGGGACAATCCAGTAAGCGCGGTTGGCAAATCCTGGACGGATCCACATCTTCTGGGCATCGTCACAGGCAAGATGTTTTATAGTCGGGATGCAGCAATAGAGACTATGCTTTACGCCGAAACTCTTCCAAGGCCCAGCGCACAAGCCCAGCTCAAGAAAGTTAATTGGGGAAATGCGGCCTCCCTTCCCGGTATAATGAAAACGGTTTCTTTGCCTGAGGAAAACCTTGTCGCAATCATCGCGGACACACCTTTCAGCCTGCCTTCTGCTGTAGAAGAAGTAAGCGTTGAATGGGAAACAAAGAACACCGAAAAACCCGATTTCGTTCAGTTACTCAAAACTCAGTCCGCGGAAAATGATTTTGAACATGTTCTTCTTGAACAAGGGGAGAAATCCAAGAACTCCGATCGGTCCTTCAACGCAACCTTCTCCACTCCTTTTGCGACACATGCGATGATGGAACCGCGCGCGGCTGTTGCCAATGTGAGAACAGACAAAATTGACGTCTGGTGCGGCACGCAGGATCCCTACTGGATGAAAAAGCGGATCGCGGAACTTCTCTCCAGATCTGAAGATGAAGTCACAATCCACCCCATGCGTATGGGCGGTAGTTTTGGCGGACGGGTTTATTGCCGCGCCGCCGAAGAAGCTGCGCTCCTCTCCAACATTATGGGCAAACCTGTGCGGGTACAATGGAGCCGGAAACAGGAATTTCAATCCAACTATTTCCAACCCGCCTTCGCGCATCAGATATCAGCGGACGTCTCGGAGACCGGGAAAATTACAACCTGGAAGCATGATTTTGTATCTTCCCCCATCATTACCGGACCTGTTCAGCCCCCCCTTTCAGATCTCATCGATCTGTTTGCTGCGGATAAAGGGACCGCGCGGGGGGCTATCTCTCCTTACGATTTTGATCATCAGATCATTCGATATTCTGACATCAGAACCGACATTCCCGTGGGGGCGTGGCGCGGCCTTGGGGCGGCTCCTAACTGCTTTGCCATCGAAAGCATGATGGATCTACTGGCAGAGAAGGCCGGAATTGACCCTCTTGAGTTTCGCTTGGACCACCTGCTCATAAATGATCAACGGATGCGCGCTGTTTTGCAGGAGGTCGGTAATCTTTCAAACTGGTCGGAAGACGTGCCCAATGGGATGGGTAGGGGAATTGCCCTCTCCTACTACAAGAACAAGACCAGAGCGGCTGTTGTTGCGGAAGTGCGCGCCTCAACTGACGGCAAGGCTTTCAAAATTGAAAACATTTATTGCGTTCAGGATTGTGGTCTCGTGATTAACCCCGATCAGGTGAAACATCAGATATGCGGTAACATTATTTGGGGCTGCAGTATGGCCTTGAAAGAAGAGCTTCATTTCGAAGAAGGACGGCTTATGGATGAGAATTTCGACACTTACATGCCACTTACCATGGAAGAGGCCCCCAATATTAAGGTGAAATTACTCGCCCAAGATATTGCTCCTCCCTTACCCGTGGGTGAATCCGCTCTGCCCCCCGTTGCCCCCGCCATTGCAAATGCTGTCTTCAGGGCCACAGGGCAAAGAATTACGGATCTCCCCTTGAAGCTCGCTTAA
- the modC gene encoding molybdenum ABC transporter ATP-binding protein → MTDIKARLNGVLGSFPFDVDISIPAKGVTAVFGPSGCGKTTLLRCFAGLEPAIKGSLKVGDQEWQNETTFIPSHKRRVGYVFQEPSLFDHLDVQGNLEYGLKRRNSKMEESRQEAIIDLLGIRQLLDRKTDKLSGGEKQRISIARALLSGPEILLMDEPLSALDKSSKSEIIPFFHKLQSTLDIPILYVSHDLAELEQFADHIVLMENGRVAGSGPILEVLSGSDSPLSQGPEAAVLLDGTITSYDAEYDLTCLQSGDCVFHLPGNIGEIGTNKRLHINASDVGIALNPKSADLSYLNLIEGIITDIQPLTHGKVNVCISPSRDGAAPMIISSITRKSLDSLSLQKGQTVTAMIKSIALMDPVA, encoded by the coding sequence ATGACAGACATAAAAGCACGCCTAAACGGAGTTCTTGGCTCCTTCCCCTTCGATGTGGACATTTCCATTCCTGCGAAAGGGGTTACGGCCGTTTTTGGACCTTCCGGCTGCGGGAAAACAACACTCTTGCGCTGTTTTGCCGGGTTAGAGCCTGCCATTAAAGGATCGCTAAAAGTTGGGGATCAGGAATGGCAAAATGAAACAACGTTCATACCCTCCCACAAACGCAGAGTTGGCTATGTTTTTCAGGAACCCAGCCTGTTTGATCATCTGGATGTTCAGGGGAATCTTGAATATGGTTTGAAGCGCCGAAACTCAAAAATGGAGGAATCCCGCCAAGAAGCGATTATCGACCTTCTTGGCATTCGGCAGTTATTAGACAGAAAAACAGACAAACTCTCCGGTGGTGAAAAACAGCGTATTTCAATTGCACGTGCCCTTTTGTCCGGCCCGGAAATTCTGCTGATGGACGAGCCATTAAGCGCACTTGATAAAAGCAGCAAGTCTGAGATCATTCCCTTCTTTCACAAACTTCAAAGCACTCTGGATATCCCGATCCTCTATGTGAGCCACGATCTTGCGGAACTCGAACAGTTTGCAGATCATATCGTGTTGATGGAAAACGGCAGGGTGGCGGGCTCCGGACCAATTCTGGAAGTCCTCTCCGGAAGCGACTCCCCCTTGTCGCAAGGACCGGAAGCGGCGGTTCTACTGGACGGGACCATCACCTCTTATGATGCTGAATATGATCTGACGTGTCTGCAAAGCGGCGATTGCGTTTTCCACCTCCCCGGCAATATCGGAGAGATCGGCACCAACAAACGCCTTCACATCAACGCCTCTGATGTGGGGATCGCCTTAAACCCCAAAAGTGCTGACTTAAGTTATCTGAATTTGATCGAAGGGATTATCACTGACATTCAGCCTCTCACCCATGGAAAGGTAAATGTTTGTATCTCTCCCTCGCGTGATGGCGCAGCACCCATGATCATCTCCTCCATCACCCGCAAATCACTGGATAGCCTTAGTCTTCAAAAAGGCCAAACAGTGACCGCCATGATCAAGAGTATTGCGCTAATGGATCCCGTGGCTTAG
- a CDS encoding class I SAM-dependent methyltransferase yields MNFDFLIELHKDGERQGPGSEGATQLALELSGLKNRPSSLQIADIGCGTGASTMVLANELDAKITAIDLFPDFLEALEQNAIEKKVSDKIQTQCISMDALPFGKESLDAIWSEGAIYLIGFEKGVSYFKEFLKPGGILAVSEITWLTSKRPQDVSEFWENAYPEMATASEKQKLLEDQGFQILGYFPLPKECWTENYYTPLLKRMDDFLARHNSEEAHAFIQEEKAEISVFEKYSRYYSYGFYVAEKLE; encoded by the coding sequence ATGAATTTCGACTTCTTAATCGAGCTACATAAAGATGGTGAACGCCAAGGCCCGGGGAGTGAAGGCGCAACCCAGCTGGCACTTGAGCTATCTGGTCTCAAAAACCGGCCCTCCTCACTTCAGATCGCGGATATCGGCTGCGGAACAGGCGCCTCCACCATGGTTCTCGCCAATGAACTTGATGCGAAGATCACGGCTATTGATCTCTTTCCTGATTTTTTGGAAGCCCTTGAGCAAAATGCGATTGAGAAAAAGGTCAGCGACAAAATCCAAACGCAATGTATCTCAATGGATGCCCTCCCATTCGGCAAGGAAAGCCTGGACGCCATTTGGTCAGAAGGGGCGATCTATCTCATCGGCTTTGAAAAAGGTGTCTCTTACTTCAAAGAGTTTTTAAAGCCGGGCGGCATTCTTGCCGTCTCGGAAATCACCTGGCTTACCTCAAAACGGCCTCAAGACGTGTCTGAATTTTGGGAAAATGCCTACCCTGAAATGGCGACAGCATCGGAGAAGCAAAAACTTCTCGAAGATCAGGGGTTCCAAATACTTGGATATTTTCCGCTGCCAAAAGAATGCTGGACGGAGAATTATTACACCCCGCTGTTAAAGCGCATGGATGATTTCCTTGCACGCCACAATTCAGAGGAGGCCCACGCCTTCATTCAGGAAGAAAAAGCGGAAATCTCTGTTTTTGAAAAATATAGTCGCTACTACAGCTATGGTTTCTACGTTGCTGAGAAGTTGGAATAG
- a CDS encoding helix-turn-helix transcriptional regulator, whose amino-acid sequence MREAQSSPTLKKELLFQLWQKGGDQAILEIGQSVTQVDYDPIWRIALNAPSVSRLIEGWSRFEAYAHSSNRVSFDRCGPTSLSCVRYSQSDQPPNQVENLLICGLLIALLQGAGCRNLVCSARQIDGELVSIWKNGNFLKITEGNSILADQFTFTWTDFEGSGKSPFADPEHMAPIKMKNPFFASPLVSKICEHLYHDISRPWKLADLAALMNISNRSLQRRLTENNLSFSTIVRAARINMACQFLESPMMDITAVGYCTGFTDSAHFSRDFKASMGMTPSEFRKALPSHRP is encoded by the coding sequence TTGAGAGAGGCGCAATCCTCACCTACTTTAAAAAAGGAACTGTTATTCCAACTTTGGCAAAAAGGCGGTGATCAAGCCATTCTGGAAATCGGTCAATCTGTAACACAGGTAGACTATGACCCCATATGGCGGATCGCTCTGAACGCGCCAAGCGTCTCCCGCCTTATTGAAGGATGGTCTCGATTTGAAGCCTATGCTCATTCTAGTAACCGAGTCTCCTTTGACCGTTGTGGGCCTACTTCACTTTCATGTGTAAGATATTCTCAGTCTGATCAACCTCCCAATCAGGTGGAGAATTTGCTTATTTGCGGCCTTCTGATAGCACTGCTGCAAGGTGCTGGATGCCGCAACCTTGTCTGTTCCGCTCGTCAAATTGACGGTGAATTGGTTTCCATATGGAAGAACGGAAACTTCCTGAAGATAACCGAAGGTAACTCCATCCTCGCCGATCAGTTTACTTTCACCTGGACGGATTTTGAGGGATCCGGCAAAAGTCCGTTCGCGGATCCCGAACATATGGCTCCCATAAAGATGAAGAACCCGTTCTTCGCCTCCCCTTTGGTTTCAAAAATTTGTGAGCATCTTTATCACGATATCAGTCGCCCTTGGAAACTTGCGGATTTGGCTGCTTTGATGAATATCTCAAACCGCTCTCTTCAACGTCGATTAACAGAGAATAATCTATCTTTCTCAACCATTGTCCGGGCGGCACGTATCAATATGGCCTGCCAGTTCCTTGAAAGCCCGATGATGGATATAACGGCAGTGGGCTATTGCACCGGTTTTACAGACAGTGCTCATTTCAGCCGTGATTTCAAAGCCTCCATGGGAATGACCCCCAGCGAATTTCGAAAGGCACTGCCAAGTCACAGACCTTGA
- the modB gene encoding molybdate ABC transporter permease subunit, with protein sequence MLDAVLLTLKLAATTTFILLLIGTLIAWWLARTSSAFKEVVGSIVALPLVLPPTVLGFYLLISLSPTSPLGAFLTDLFGQSLPFTFEGLVVGSVIYSLPFVVQPVRNAFESIGNRPFEVAATLGASPLNRFLTVAIPLALPGLLTGAVLSFAHTMGEFGVILMIGGNIPGETRVLSVAIYDYVETLQWEKAHILSAGMLIFSFLVILTMTLLEKRIRRRKS encoded by the coding sequence ATGCTCGACGCAGTTCTTCTCACACTGAAACTCGCCGCAACAACGACCTTTATCCTGCTGCTCATCGGCACGCTGATTGCCTGGTGGCTTGCGCGCACATCCTCCGCGTTTAAGGAGGTCGTGGGCAGCATTGTCGCGCTCCCTCTGGTTCTTCCCCCAACTGTCCTTGGCTTTTATCTGCTGATTAGCTTAAGCCCCACAAGCCCTTTGGGGGCTTTTCTAACTGATCTTTTCGGGCAAAGCCTCCCCTTCACTTTTGAGGGACTGGTTGTGGGTTCCGTGATTTACTCCCTGCCCTTTGTTGTGCAGCCTGTTCGAAATGCATTTGAAAGTATCGGGAACAGGCCATTTGAAGTCGCGGCAACGCTTGGGGCCTCCCCCCTCAATCGGTTTTTGACCGTTGCGATCCCGCTTGCCCTCCCCGGCCTGCTGACAGGTGCGGTCCTCTCTTTTGCCCATACTATGGGGGAATTCGGCGTCATTCTGATGATTGGCGGAAACATCCCCGGGGAGACACGCGTTCTATCCGTTGCCATTTATGACTATGTAGAAACCCTGCAATGGGAGAAGGCGCATATTCTGTCGGCTGGAATGTTAATCTTTTCATTCCTCGTCATCCTGACAATGACGCTTCTTGAAAAGCGAATTAGGCGGCGCAAATCATGA
- a CDS encoding sigma factor, with translation MDYISIFERERHYLTGLAYGLLGSMSDAEDAVQETFLKWQSTDHEQIENPAAWLTSVCTRQSLDNLKAAHRARTDYFGVWLPEPVPDENLPTPEDHVALASSLSLAFLLALERLTPKERAAYLLKEIFDQDYSDVSGVLSIQEPACRKLVSRAKSNISEEKLRHRTPEAIQLKLVAAFKEAVTTGNTDGLSQLLVDDIRLHADGGGIVPAIYKVQSGIDVVVPFIPKFLSEFWRGCEWQLVDINATKGVLLLKEGEVFGVLTFGFTQDNKASDIFIVRNPEKLKYFKTMLDRTAGRKLS, from the coding sequence ATGGATTACATTTCGATATTTGAACGAGAGCGGCATTATCTAACCGGGCTGGCCTATGGCCTTCTTGGGAGTATGAGTGATGCGGAAGATGCGGTTCAGGAAACCTTTCTGAAGTGGCAAAGCACTGACCATGAGCAGATTGAAAATCCCGCCGCCTGGCTCACGTCTGTTTGCACACGGCAATCACTGGACAATCTGAAAGCGGCCCACCGGGCGCGCACGGATTATTTCGGTGTGTGGTTGCCAGAGCCGGTGCCAGATGAAAATCTGCCAACACCAGAAGATCATGTGGCACTGGCCAGTTCTTTGTCCTTGGCATTTCTGTTGGCGCTGGAGCGGCTGACACCAAAAGAAAGAGCCGCTTATCTTCTGAAAGAAATATTCGATCAAGATTACAGTGATGTCTCTGGTGTTCTTTCAATTCAGGAGCCGGCCTGCCGGAAACTGGTATCCCGTGCAAAAAGTAATATCAGTGAAGAAAAGCTTAGGCATCGAACCCCTGAAGCTATTCAGTTAAAACTGGTCGCCGCTTTTAAGGAAGCTGTCACCACAGGAAATACGGACGGTTTAAGCCAGCTTCTTGTGGATGATATCCGCCTTCATGCAGACGGTGGGGGAATTGTTCCCGCTATCTATAAGGTTCAAAGCGGAATTGATGTTGTTGTGCCATTTATCCCCAAATTCTTGAGCGAGTTCTGGCGGGGCTGTGAGTGGCAGCTTGTGGACATCAATGCCACGAAGGGCGTGCTTTTACTGAAAGAGGGGGAGGTCTTTGGCGTCCTCACCTTTGGTTTCACGCAGGATAATAAAGCTTCGGATATCTTTATCGTTCGTAATCCAGAAAAACTTAAATATTTCAAAACCATGCTGGATCGAACAGCAGGGAGGAAACTCTCATGA
- a CDS encoding carboxymuconolactone decarboxylase family protein, whose translation MMTSTDPISYETEIPDILKSMQAVHGTILKSDLDKLLQHLILLRASQMNGCKFCIDMHTREALEDGESQERLDQVASWRNSDLFSDAERAGLAWTEELTDLGMSDTYKSNRAELRRYFSDRQIGGLTAAVGMINFWNRIQVSKY comes from the coding sequence ATGATGACTTCTACAGATCCTATTTCATATGAAACCGAAATCCCGGATATTCTGAAATCGATGCAAGCGGTGCATGGCACCATTTTAAAAAGCGATTTGGATAAATTGCTCCAGCATTTGATTTTACTACGCGCATCGCAGATGAATGGGTGTAAATTTTGTATAGACATGCATACACGTGAGGCACTCGAAGATGGGGAGAGTCAGGAGCGTCTTGATCAGGTTGCATCGTGGCGAAATTCAGACCTTTTCTCAGATGCAGAACGGGCAGGTTTGGCCTGGACAGAAGAATTAACTGATTTAGGGATGTCCGACACATACAAGTCGAATAGAGCTGAGTTAAGACGGTATTTTTCAGACCGACAAATCGGCGGTCTCACCGCTGCGGTGGGAATGATCAACTTCTGGAACCGTATTCAGGTCTCCAAATACTAA
- a CDS encoding GMC family oxidoreductase: protein MRRDEGQYDYIIIGGGTAGCVLANRLTEDPSKRVLLLEAGGNDNYHWVHIPVGYLFCIANPRTDWMMKIEGDPGLNGRSINYPRGKVLGGCSSINGMIYMRGQARDYDGWRQLGNTGWAWDDVLPYFLKSEDHFEGNSEFHKAGGEWRVEKQRLSWEILDAFRDAVSEIGVGKTDDFNTGTNEGAGYFQVNQRKGVRWNTTKGFLRPAMKRPNLRVLTHAQTDRIVLEGKKVTGVEFTLKGQPAIAHAGKEVLLSAGAVNSPKTLELSGIGGGEILSQHGIDVQHEMAAVGENLQDHLQIRTVYKVQNAKTLNKDANSLLGKMKIGLQYALFRSGPLSMAPSQMGVFVKSSDQVETPDLEYHIQPLSTDKLGDPLHDFPAITASVCNLRPESRGSIHIRSAKGDDAPLIKPNYLSAAKDQDIAVQSIRMTRRIMEAKAVAKYSPEEILPGPSVREEEELVKEAGNIATTIFHPIGTCRMGQDDQAVVDEQLRVKGLSGLRVVDASIMPNIVSGNTASPVIMIAEKAADMIKAS, encoded by the coding sequence ATGCGTCGCGACGAAGGGCAATATGATTACATCATTATCGGGGGTGGTACCGCAGGCTGTGTGCTTGCGAACCGACTGACAGAAGATCCTTCTAAACGTGTCCTGCTTCTGGAAGCCGGCGGGAATGACAATTATCACTGGGTGCATATTCCGGTTGGATATCTTTTCTGTATTGCCAATCCACGTACAGACTGGATGATGAAAATCGAAGGGGATCCGGGTCTTAACGGGCGCAGTATCAACTATCCCCGGGGTAAGGTTCTGGGCGGCTGTTCCTCCATTAACGGCATGATCTACATGCGGGGACAAGCCCGTGATTATGACGGGTGGCGCCAATTGGGCAATACGGGTTGGGCCTGGGACGATGTGTTGCCTTATTTCCTGAAATCGGAAGATCATTTTGAAGGTAATTCAGAGTTTCATAAAGCCGGCGGGGAGTGGCGCGTTGAAAAACAGCGTTTGTCATGGGAAATACTGGATGCGTTCCGGGACGCGGTTTCTGAAATCGGGGTCGGAAAAACAGATGACTTCAATACGGGAACCAATGAGGGCGCGGGCTACTTTCAGGTAAACCAACGAAAAGGGGTGCGCTGGAACACCACAAAGGGCTTTTTGCGCCCTGCAATGAAGCGACCAAATCTGCGGGTGCTGACCCATGCGCAAACGGATCGCATTGTCCTTGAAGGTAAGAAGGTAACAGGGGTTGAATTTACACTGAAAGGTCAGCCTGCGATTGCCCATGCCGGGAAAGAGGTTCTGTTATCTGCAGGTGCTGTGAATTCCCCAAAAACTCTGGAATTGAGCGGTATTGGCGGCGGGGAGATTTTGTCTCAGCACGGCATCGATGTGCAGCATGAAATGGCAGCCGTGGGCGAAAATCTGCAGGATCATCTGCAAATTCGCACCGTTTACAAAGTCCAAAACGCGAAGACCTTAAACAAAGATGCCAATAGCCTTTTGGGTAAGATGAAAATCGGTCTGCAATATGCGTTGTTCAGGTCCGGCCCTCTCTCCATGGCGCCAAGCCAAATGGGCGTTTTTGTTAAAAGCTCTGACCAGGTGGAAACACCGGATCTGGAATATCATATTCAGCCTTTGAGCACGGACAAACTTGGGGATCCGTTACATGATTTCCCTGCTATCACGGCATCTGTTTGTAACCTGCGCCCGGAAAGCCGGGGCAGTATTCATATCCGTTCCGCTAAAGGCGACGACGCGCCATTGATCAAACCAAATTATTTATCTGCGGCAAAAGATCAGGACATCGCCGTCCAAAGCATTCGCATGACACGAAGGATTATGGAAGCGAAAGCGGTCGCCAAATATAGCCCTGAAGAAATCCTGCCCGGGCCTTCTGTCCGTGAAGAAGAGGAACTGGTGAAGGAAGCCGGGAATATCGCCACCACGATTTTCCACCCCATTGGGACCTGCCGTATGGGACAGGATGATCAGGCCGTGGTGGATGAGCAGTTAAGGGTGAAAGGCCTCTCCGGTCTGAGGGTTGTGGATGCGTCCATTATGCCCAATATCGTCTCAGGAAATACCGCCTCTCCCGTTATTATGATCGCGGAAAAAGCAGCAGATATGATCAAAGCCAGCTAA